The following proteins come from a genomic window of Malus domestica chromosome 02, GDT2T_hap1:
- the LOC103412527 gene encoding cytokinin dehydrogenase 6-like, producing MRYPPVYFPKQMNVFIIECIMVLFMSCVTIRTNLCSPNTPSLKTLPLDGHFNFHEVHHAARDFGNRYQFLPVAVLHPKTVSDIATIVRHVWDLGPRSELTVAARGHGHSLQGQSQAHQGVVINMESLKVPQIQIHTGSSPYVDASGGELWINILRESLKYGLAPKSWTDYLHLTIGGTLSNAGISGQAFRHGPQISNVHQLEVVTGKGEVVNCSEEQNEDLFHSVLGGLGQFGIITRARISLEAAPARVKWIRVLYSDFTAFTQDQEHLMSAENTFDYIEGFVIINRTGLLNNWRSSFNSKDPVQASQFKSDGKTLFCLELAKYFNLDKTKIIDEEIENSLSQLSYIRSTLFVSEVAYIDFLDRVHASEIKLRSKDLWDVPHPWLNLLIPKSKIHTFAKEVFGNILTETSNGPVLIYPANRSKWDNRTSVVIPEEDIFYLVAFLTSAVPSSTVTDGLEHILTQNQRILEFCETAQLGVKQYLPHYATQEEWKAHFGPRWEDFVQRKSAYDPLAILAPGQRIFQKAIPFS from the exons atgaggtatCCACCCGTTTACTTCCCCAAACAAATGAACGTGTTTATCATCGAATGCATCATGGTCTTGTTCATGAGCTGTGTAACCATTAGAACTAACCTTTGTTCTCCAAACACCCCTTCGTTGAAAACACTTCCTCTAGACGGGCATTTCAACTTCCATGAAGTTCACCATGCAGCCAGAGATTTTGGCAACAGATATCAGTTCCTTCCTGTGGCAGTGCTGCATCCAAAGACGGTTTCAGACATAGCCACTATTGTTAGGCATGTTTGGGACTTGGGTCCTCGTTCGGAGCTCACAGTTGCAGCTAGAGGCCATGGTCACTCACTCCAGGGCCAGTCACAAGCCCACCAAGGAGTTGTTATCAATATGGAATCACTCAAGGTTCCACAAATCCAGATTCACACCGGAAGTTCTCCATACGTGGATGCCTCTGGAGGTGAATTGTGGATAAATATCCTGCGTGAAAGCTTGAAATATGGGTTAGCGCCAAAATCATGGACAGACTACTTGCATCTAACTATCGGTGGTACTCTGTCTAATGCTGGGATAAGCGGACAGGCATTCCGGCATGGCCCGCAGATCAGCAATGTCCACCAGCTGGAAGTTGTTACAG GAAAAGGGGAGGTTGTAAATTGTTCAGAGGAGCAGAACGAAGACCTATTTCATAGTGTTCTTGGGGGGCTCGGTCAGTTTGGCATCATAACCCGGGCCAGAATATCGCTGGAAGCAGCACCTGCAAGG GTAAAATGGATTAGAGTCCTGTATTCAGATTTCACGGCATTTACTCAAGATCAGGAGCATCTAATGTCTGCAGAAAATACATTTGACTACATTGAAGGATTCGTGATAATAAACAGGACCGGTCTGCTAAACAACTGGAGGTCATCCTTCAATTCAAAGGACCCAGTTCAGGCCAGCCAGTTTAAGTCAGATGGAAAAACTCTCTTCTGCCTAGAATTGGCCAAATATTTCAACCTGGACAAGACCAAAATAATAGATGAG GAGATCGAGAACTCATTGTCTCAATTAAGCTACATCCGTTCAACGCTATTTGTGTCAGAAGTTGCATACATAGATTTCCTGGACAGGGTGCATGCGTCCGAGATCAAATTACGCTCAAAGGATTTGTGGGACGTTCCACACCCATGGCTCAATCTTCTTATACCAAAAAGCAAAATTCACACTTTTGCTAAAGAAGTTTTTGGCAATATCCTTACAGAAACAAGCAACGGCCCTGTCCTCATATACCCAGCTAACAGATCAAA GTGGGACAACAGAACTTCTGTAGTTATACCGGAGGAAGATATTTTCTACTTAGTGGCATTCCTCACCTCTGCAGTTCCCTCGTCAACTGTAACTGATGGATTAGAACACATCTTAACTCAAAACCAAAGAATTTTAGAATTCTGTGAAACAGCCCAGCTTGGGGTCAAGCAATATCTACCCCATTACGCTACACAGGAAGAATGGAAGGCCCACTTCGGCCCACGCTGGGAAGACTTTGTGCAGAGAAAATCTGCTTACGACCCTTTGGCAATACTTGCTCCTGGACAAAGAATATTTCAAAAGGCAATACCCTTCTCATGA